In Nostoc sphaeroides, the genomic window CAAGTGCATCCTCCCTCTGGTTACTATATTCAATATGCAGGGCAATTTGAGGCGCAAGAAAGAGCCACTCAGAATATCTTAATTTCCAGTGCGATCGCCTTTGTCGTCATCACAGTAATTATGTATCTCTCAGTCAAATCTATTCCTTCTACCATCATGATTATGATTAACTTACCTTTAGCATTGGTGGGAGGAGTATTTTCAGTAGCTTTAACAAACGGCGTTATTTCTATTGCTTCCTTAGTTGGCTTTATCACTCTCTTTGGAGTTGCCACTCGTAACGGTTTGCTATTAGTAGATAATTACAACACCAAATTTGCTCAAGGGATGCCTCTTAAAGAAGTGCTTATTAAAGGCTCAATGGAACGGCTTAACGCTATTTTGATGACAGCTTTTACTTCAGCTTTAGGGTTAGCACCATTAGTAGTTAACAGTGGGCCTGGTAAAGAAATTTTGCAACCCCTTTCAATAGTAGTGTTGGGTGGCTTGTTTACCTCTACAGCATTAACCCTATTAGTTATTCCAGCTTTATATTCTCAGTTTAGGAAGTTTTTGGCTCCTAAAAATACTATATTCTTACAAAATATTGATATTGCCAAAAATCCAGTATTATAATTTGGCTTTTAGATTTGTTTATTATTTATGAGTTGGAGTAAATTAATGATTTCACTAAAATCAAGTTTGATTGTTATAGGAAGTGTAGGTCTGCTTTTTTTAGGAGCTTGTAGTAACAGTAATCAAGTAGCCACTAACGAAAAAAGCCCAGCTATTTCTACCTCAACTCCAGCCTCACCTGCTGCCAAAACATCTAGCCAGCATGGTGAATCTAAAGGAGGTCAAGTTGTAGAAACAGGAGCTTATCATTTAGAGTTTGTAGCTGAGAAAGAAGCTAATGGAACTCATATAGATTTTTACTTACAAAAAGGGGACAATCACGAGGCAATATCTAATGCCAAAGTAAAGGCTCAAGTTCAGACACCTGATGGAAGGCAGAAAACTTTAAACCTAGCTTACGATAAAGAAGGTAAACACTATACTGTTTTGCTCCCAGAAAAATCTTCTGGTCAATATCAAGTGAAGATGCTTGTAGATGTTGATGGCAAAAAAGTAGATGGTCGTTTTAGCTTTAATAAATAATATGAGAGTGTTACTAGTCGAAGATGAGCCAGATTTGGGTTCGGCAATTAAGCGTACCTTGAACCTGGAAAAGTATATAGTTGACTGGGTTTTAGATGGTAATGAGGCATGGGATTATCTAGAAAACCAGTGGACGCAGTACACTTTGGCTATTATCGATTGGATGTTGCCAGGATTGTCTGGGTTAGAACTCTGTAGTCGGCTACGAACACGACGTAATCCTCTACCAATTTTGATGTTGACAGCCAAAGATCGGATGGAAGATAAAGTTGGTGGGTTGGATGCAGGTGCTGATGATTATTTAGTGAAGCCCTTTGGTATGGCGGAATTGTTGGCGCGGTTACGTGCTTTGCAGAGGCGATCGCCCCAATTTCAATCCAAGGAGTTAACTGTTGGCAACCTGACTCTCGATTACAGCAACAGTATGGTTGTCAGTCAGAACCATCAAGGGGATAAACAGATAATTTCTTTAACTAATAAAGAATTCCAACTACTGGAGTATTTTATGAAGCATCCGCACCAAATTGTCACAACTGAACAGATTCGCAATCAGCTTTGGGAGGTGAGTGCAGAACCCGTTAGTAATGTGGTGGCGGCTCAAATACGTTTGCTGCGCCGCAGATTAGCCAGTAGTGGTTGTGGAAACCCCATTGAAACTATGCATGGTGTGGGATATCGTCTCAATCTCACCGTTGACATCCTCCCCACCGTGAACGGCGGGGATTCCTAAGACTCACGACTTAGGTTTCTGTTTCTTCCCACTAATGGGTTTTCGCAACTGCCCTTCAGAAATATTTCTTTCGGGTCTTATGTTCGCTCCACAGACTGAAACTGCGAGTCCCGCAGCCAAAATATTCTTACTTGCGTTGATGTCCCGGTCGTGGTGTGCGCCACACTCAGGGCAATCCCACTCTCGTACATTTAACGGCAATTTATCAACGATATGTCCACAATTACCACATCGTTTAGAACTCGGAAACCATCGGTCAATCTTGACCAGAGTGCGACCATACCATCCGCACTTGTATTCAAGCTGCCTCACCAATTCACCCCAACTAGCATCACTGATAGCAAGAGAGAGTTTCTGGTTCTTAATCATATTCTTCACAGCCAAATCTTCTACGGCGATGGTTTGGTTTTCTCTCACCAACCGAGTTGTCAACTTGTGAAGGAAATCTTTTCGAGCGTCACTAATTTCTTCGTGAACTCTAGCGACCTTTATACGTGCTATAACAATTCTGGCTACCGAATATAATGTACAGTCTTCACGTAAGTGATATTGAGGAAAAAACGTGGAATTTCAGAAGTTATTGTCTATTTTTACTTTAGTAAAGATTGCTACGTTCGCTCTGAGTGTACCTGTATTTGCTCAAATCACCCAGATTCCCTCTAATTCTTCACAGTCGAGTTGTCGTGCAACTAAAGTAGATACTCCAATTTTTAAAGAACCTTCAACATCATCCAATGCTATCAGAATATTGTCGGCACAAACAAGAATTACTTTAGCATATATACCAGTTAGTGGAGATAAATTTGTCAGAATTAAATCTCCGAGTTCAGGGTTTATTCAAACTGCTACGCTGAAATTTTGTCAGACAAATAACAACACTCAAAATCTGTGGAGTAAGCCTATTATTGGCAGTGTATGTCGGCAAATTGTGCAAACTGAAACTCTACGTCGCCAACCAAGTCTAAAAGGAGATTATATTACAACACTTTATCCAAATGCAATCGTGTTTGTGAACTTGGTTACAGGTAATGTAGTTAAATCATACAAATCTGAAAATTACATTTGGGTAGAAATTGACCTTTCCAGAAGTTTCCCTGGAGAGTTATCCGGTAATGGTTGGATAGCCAATACCGACTTAGTAAATACTCCTAGATTCAGTAGTCTGGCTTATTGTAGTTAGTAGGCTATTTCGCTTAATATCTCGACCCAGTATGAGTTTATCCATCCGCTAGGGTCGCGCCTTCGACCACGCAGCAATATCTTGACTCGACCATTTTTAGGATTTATATAGCGGTTATCGATTGGATGAGAACACCAAAATCCTTGCTGTCAAATCATTCCAGCATTTTTTTTGTATCTCACTGAACTGCACACCGCTATAAATTCCATCTAACTGTTTTCCTTGTCAGGCTCAAGCTGCATGGCTATCAACTACGTGGATTATGAATCAAAATAAACTCTTTAACTTAACGCGGGTACGTTTGGCGCTATGGTATGCGCTTGTCATGGCTGTGATTTTAAGCCTGTGCGGATTCGGCGTATACAAAGCCGTATCCCATGCTCATTGGGTAGCATTAGACCGAGAATTGGAATCTGTCGCCGGAACGATACACGACAGTATCGAACTGAAACTAAAGCAACCTGGACGCATTGAACCAGTTGTACAACAGCTTTTACCAAATATTTGTGTACTTGGGGAAAGATGTATTCAACAGCAGTCAAGTTCTAAACGGCATATTCTCAGCGCCATCCATCAAGGCTACTACTATGTACGTTTTTTTGATAATTCAGGACGCTTGATTGCGATCGCAGGTTCTCATCCAGAGGGACTTTCTTTAGTCTTTAACAAGGAACTTTGGCAAACTCTCAAAGACAGCAAAGGCAACCCATACCACCAAATTTCCTTTGTACTGCACACTCAAGAAAATCATGATTGGGGATACATCCAAGTGGGGCGAAGTCTGGAAGATTTCAACAGTTATCTGGATGCTGTGAAATTAATTTTAGTCGTAGGATTGCCTACAACGATGATTGTGGTTAGTGTTGCTAGCTGGTGGTTAGCAGGATTAGCAATGCAACCTATTTATCAATCTTATAGACAAATCCAACAATTTACAGCAGATGTCGCACATGAATTGCGAACCCCTTTAGCTGCAACACAAGCAACGGTGGAATCAGCGTTGTTGATGCCGAAATTGGATGAAATCGAAGCGCGGGACATTCTACAAACTATAAACCGTCAG contains:
- the rppB gene encoding two-component system sensor histidine kinase RppB, with protein sequence MNQNKLFNLTRVRLALWYALVMAVILSLCGFGVYKAVSHAHWVALDRELESVAGTIHDSIELKLKQPGRIEPVVQQLLPNICVLGERCIQQQSSSKRHILSAIHQGYYYVRFFDNSGRLIAIAGSHPEGLSLVFNKELWQTLKDSKGNPYHQISFVLHTQENHDWGYIQVGRSLEDFNSYLDAVKLILVVGLPTTMIVVSVASWWLAGLAMQPIYQSYRQIQQFTADVAHELRTPLAATQATVESALLMPKLDEIEARDILQTINRQNHRLTSLVVDLLLLARLDRQPMPLRHEVCCLNDIVNDLIEEFAAIAFSAKVTLTSAIRVEQPLKIVGDSDQLYRLVSNLIINAIQYTPQSGKVIVVLDRNENYAVIQVQDTGIGIPHQELTRIFDRFYRVNSDRSRKTGGSGLGLAIAKAIIQSHQGSLNVQSQLDKGSTFTIQLPLDVTPISQFKLLYRRQPKFK
- the rppA gene encoding two-component system response regulator RppA, encoding MRVLLVEDEPDLGSAIKRTLNLEKYIVDWVLDGNEAWDYLENQWTQYTLAIIDWMLPGLSGLELCSRLRTRRNPLPILMLTAKDRMEDKVGGLDAGADDYLVKPFGMAELLARLRALQRRSPQFQSKELTVGNLTLDYSNSMVVSQNHQGDKQIISLTNKEFQLLEYFMKHPHQIVTTEQIRNQLWEVSAEPVSNVVAAQIRLLRRRLASSGCGNPIETMHGVGYRLNLTVDILPTVNGGDS
- a CDS encoding RNA-guided endonuclease TnpB family protein gives rise to the protein MVIARIKVARVHEEISDARKDFLHKLTTRLVRENQTIAVEDLAVKNMIKNQKLSLAISDASWGELVRQLEYKCGWYGRTLVKIDRWFPSSKRCGNCGHIVDKLPLNVREWDCPECGAHHDRDINASKNILAAGLAVSVCGANIRPERNISEGQLRKPISGKKQKPKS